In Cotesia glomerata isolate CgM1 unplaced genomic scaffold, MPM_Cglom_v2.3 scaffold_696, whole genome shotgun sequence, the sequence TGCAATCGGCATCAGTGAGTCTTGTCTTCGAAAAAGGCTTAAACTTGATACAACTTCTTCGTCTTTGGGTAGATGGAAGCCAACTTTCAACACTGAGCAAGAAGCTGAATTTGTGAACCATTGTAAGAAAATGGACGAACGATACTTTGGATTAACCATAAACGACTTACGACGACGAGCTTATGAATATGCtgaagctaataaaattgaaaatcgcTTTGATTCAGGTTGCAAAATGGCAGGACGGGATTGGGTCGAAAGCTTTCTAAAACGCCACCCAGATTTGACTCTTCGTCAATCTACAGCGACTAGTTTAGCTCGAGTGATTGGATTTGATAAAGTTCAAATTGATCGTTTTTACAAAAACTTGGATGAAGTATATAAGAGATATAAGATCAAACCGAATCGCATCTACAATGTTGATGAAACAGGAATGAGCACTGTTCCAAAGAAAACACCCAAAGTTGTATCAACTAAAGGAAAAAATGTGGTGGGTAAGGTTGTTTCTGCGGAACGAGGCATTACAGTAACAGCTATTTGTTGTATGAGTGCTGCGGGTCACTACGTTCCACCTGCATTTATTGTTCCTCGAAAGAGCAATCGTGATGATTTGATAAATGATGCTCCTTCTCATAGCATCTCCATGGTATCTGACAGTGGTTTTGTTAACACAGATCTGTTTGTCACCTGGTTGAAACATTTCCAATCTTTTGTTTACGCTACACCTGAAGATCCTGTATTGATGCTTCTTGACAATCACTCCTCTCATATCAGTTTAGAGGCAGTGAACTACGCTCGCGAGCAGAACATTATTATGCTCACTTTACCACCACATGGAAGTCACAAGCTCCAACCACTGGACAGATCTTTTTTCGGTCCTCTTAAAGCTTAGTATTCGATTGCGTGTAATAAATTCATGTCTCAGTTCCCAGGGAAAGCTATTACACAGTATCATGTCGCGAAACTATTCAATGAAGCATACAAAAAAGTCGCTACTGTAGGAAACGCGGAATCTGGCTTTAAAGTAAGTGGAGTATATCCTTTTGACGATGATTTGTTTAGCGAGGCAGACTTTGCTCCATCATTAGTCACTGATCAGATAGTTCCCGAAGAACAACAAAATGTTCTTGCAATTGAACCACCAAAAACAGGTAATGACGAGTCAGTAGCAAGGACTGAAGCGTTACCTGTCATTGAAAACAGTGTAAATGAGCAGGTTGAAGAATCCCTTGCTGAGTGTGATCCTATAACTCCTATGATTATAAATTCTAATACTGATGAGCAACTTTTTATAAAAGCTCCTGCATCATCACCATCAAGTACTCAAAAGTTGACAAACACAAGCTCAAATAAAGAGAATCAATCTCGAAATGTCTCGGTCTCCATGATCTCACCATTTccaaagatgaaaaaaaaaagacgtcGTACCAATCGAGTTGCTATGAAGTCTCAAATTATTACCTCTAGTCCTTATAAAGAACAactggaagaaaaaaaaagactcgaagacgagaaaaaaaaacctaaaaataaaattcgtaAGCCAGCGATGAATGAGACTGAGCctttgaagataaaaacaaaaaaactgtaccgctaaaaaaaaagttataaaaaagcCAGAGGTTACCAACTCTGACtcaaaaacatatttttgtcCACTTTGTAGGAAGCAATACACGGAACCTCCGACAGAGGAATGGATACAATGTACTAAATCCATGGACTGGTGGCATGAAGAATGTACCTTTTATGAAGGAGGTAGTTTTGATTGTGATCGCTGCCAAAAACATTCTTCATAAAATGAACTCATTTTAAACTTCTATAATTtcttttaactttaattttaatcatctAATTTAAAGTGATTTTATGTTTTCTAAGTTGATctcttattattcatttatctAGTCTCCAAGATAATTAGTAAGTAAGAAgattatagttattaaaaaacaatg encodes:
- the LOC123274754 gene encoding MFS-type transporter clz9-like; translation: MPRNYRRKQPDRTPVTEAQIFHAKELLAKGKRAAASAIGISESCLRKRLKLDTTSSSLGRWKPTFNTEQEAEFVNHCKKMDERYFGLTINDLRRRAYEYAEANKIENRFDSGCKMAGRDWVESFLKRHPDLTLRQSTATSLARVIGFDKVQIDRFYKNLDEVYKRYKIKPNRIYNVDETGMSTVPKKTPKVVSTKGKNVVGKVVSAERGITVTAICCMSAAGHYVPPAFIVPRKSNRDDLINDAPSHSISMVSDSGFVNTDLFVTWLKHFQSFVYATPEDPVLMLLDNHSSHISLEAVNYAREQNIIMLTLPPHGSHKLQPLDRSFFGPLKA